From Passer domesticus isolate bPasDom1 chromosome 8, bPasDom1.hap1, whole genome shotgun sequence, a single genomic window includes:
- the CUEDC2 gene encoding CUE domain-containing protein 2 produces MEIERIIQDTLTRFIQSHIPAADLSGMDDVFFSYITGVLEELGSPESSEETFDMDTFVEMMEAYIPGFAEIHSGDVCEMMFSLSERLGEARNKEKLGQKAVESRSEAPSEDLTKGQEAGAGACNGERLCTLTDGAGAQEGADLKDGVELLLEMFPACTVSQAEKALAMTLGNLEEAVQLIVEEKVEIGPAGASVKELTRPRRAPNHEELKQVILQKYMMVDSADDQKTHRPAPPKEAPKKLIRYIDNQVVSTKGERYKDIKKPESEEMKRTYISLKPARKYKFH; encoded by the exons ATGGAGATTGAAAGAATCATTCAAGACACACTGACACGCTTCATCCagtcccacatccctgcagcagaTCTCAG TGGGATGGATGATGTTTTCTTCTCTTATATCACGGGTGTCCTGGAAGAGCTGGGCTCACCAGAGTCCTCTGAAGAGACTTTTGACATGGACACCTTTGTGGAAATGATGGAGGCATATATCCctggttttgcagaaatccacaG TGGGGATGTTTGTGAAATGATGTTCTCCCTCTCAGAAAGGCTTGGTGAAGCTCGCAACAAAG AAAAACTTGGCCAAAAGGCTGTGGAAAGCAGGAGTGAAGCACCCTCTGAAGATCTCACCAAGGGccaggaggctggagctggagcctgCAACGGGGAAAGACTGTGCACTCTAACAGACGGAGCCGGGGCCCAG GAAGGTGCTGACTTGAAGGATGGGGTGGAGCTGCTACTGGAGATGTTCCCGGCTTGTACCGTGAGCCAGGCAGAGAAGGCTCTTGCCATGACCTTGGGGAACTTGGAAGAGGCAGTGCAGTTAATTGTGGAGGAGAAGGTGGAAATTGGCCCAGCAGGTGCGAGTGTAAAG GAACTAACACGGCCCCGCAGAGCACCCAACCATGAGGAACTAAAACAGGTCATCCTACAGAA ATACATGATGGTGGATAGTGCAGATGATCAGAAAACACATCGGCCAGCTCCACCCAAAGAG GCTCCCAAGAAGTTGATCCGCTATATTGATAACCAGGTGGTGAGCACAAAAGGAGAGAGGTACAAAGACATCAAGAAGCCTGAGAGTGAGGAGATGAAGAGAACCTACATCAGCCTAAAACCAGCCAGGAAGTATAAGTTCCACTGA